One Mycobacteroides salmoniphilum DNA segment encodes these proteins:
- the pta gene encoding phosphate acetyltransferase yields MTEARALKASSIYIASPEGDTGKSTVALGVMHRLAATVARVGVFRPIARSGESVDYILELLLEQSTADIAYEDCLGVSYHDVHQDPDAAIAAIVDRYHAVAERCDAVVIVGSDYTDVASPSELSTNARIAVNLGAPVLLTIKGFDRTPEEIAALAEVCLGELKAQRAHTAAIVANRCAPAQLEEVRHALSRFDKPAWVLPEVPLLFSPSVEELMKAVNGSLVSGDEALMSREATSFMVAGMTAEHCLERLQEGQAVIFPADRSDVLLAVASAHVAEGFPSLSAIILNGGLKLHPRIADLVDGIGLRLPIIETDSGTFETASAAAHARGRVTVASARKIDTALALMDRYVDGADLIAQLAIPIPSVTTPQMFEYQLLDRARDNRKRIVLPEGDDDRILKAAGRLLQRQVADLTILGEEAEIRSRAAELGVDISNALVVSPKTSELAERFAGQYFELRKHKGMTADRAREIMRNVSYFGTMLVYNGIVDGMVSGAAHTTAHTVRPAFEIIKTNPDVSTVSSIFLMCLADRVLAYGDCAIVPDPTSEQLADIAISSARTAAQFGIDPRVAMLSYSTGTSGSGAEVEKVRVATELVRARQPELLVEGPIQYDAAVEPSVAATKMPDSPVAGRATVLIFPDLNTGNNTYKAVQRSAGAIAIGPVLQGLRKPINDLSRGALVEDIVNTVAITAIQAQDLTR; encoded by the coding sequence ATGACCGAGGCTAGAGCATTGAAGGCATCGAGTATCTATATCGCCTCGCCCGAAGGTGACACCGGAAAGTCCACTGTCGCACTGGGCGTGATGCATCGGCTGGCCGCAACGGTGGCACGCGTGGGTGTCTTCCGCCCCATCGCGCGGTCCGGGGAAAGCGTGGACTACATCCTGGAACTGCTGCTGGAGCAGAGCACCGCCGACATCGCGTATGAGGACTGTCTCGGCGTCTCGTACCACGATGTGCACCAGGATCCGGACGCGGCGATCGCCGCGATCGTCGACAGATACCACGCGGTCGCGGAGCGCTGTGATGCCGTGGTGATTGTCGGCAGCGATTACACCGATGTCGCCAGCCCCAGCGAGCTGAGCACCAATGCACGCATCGCCGTCAATCTCGGTGCCCCGGTCCTGTTGACCATCAAGGGATTCGACCGGACCCCGGAAGAGATAGCGGCTCTTGCCGAGGTCTGCCTCGGAGAGCTCAAGGCGCAGCGTGCGCACACCGCGGCCATCGTCGCCAACCGGTGCGCCCCGGCACAGCTGGAGGAGGTCCGCCACGCGTTGTCGCGGTTCGACAAGCCCGCTTGGGTGCTGCCCGAGGTGCCGCTGTTGTTCTCGCCGTCGGTCGAAGAACTCATGAAGGCGGTCAATGGCTCGTTGGTCAGCGGTGACGAGGCGCTGATGTCACGCGAGGCCACCAGCTTCATGGTGGCGGGCATGACCGCCGAACACTGCCTGGAACGACTACAGGAGGGCCAGGCCGTCATCTTCCCCGCGGACAGGTCCGATGTGTTGCTGGCGGTGGCGAGTGCTCATGTGGCCGAGGGATTTCCGTCGTTGTCCGCCATCATATTGAACGGCGGGCTCAAGCTGCACCCGCGGATCGCCGACCTGGTGGATGGCATCGGACTGCGACTGCCGATCATCGAGACCGATTCGGGGACGTTCGAGACGGCGAGTGCGGCAGCGCATGCCCGTGGCCGGGTGACCGTCGCCTCCGCCCGCAAGATCGACACCGCGCTGGCCCTGATGGACAGATATGTCGACGGCGCAGATCTCATTGCGCAGCTCGCCATTCCGATACCGTCGGTCACCACACCGCAGATGTTCGAATATCAGCTGCTGGACCGGGCGCGGGATAATCGCAAGCGCATTGTGCTCCCCGAGGGCGATGACGACAGGATCCTCAAGGCGGCCGGGCGGCTGCTGCAACGTCAGGTCGCTGATCTGACCATCCTGGGTGAAGAGGCCGAAATACGTTCTCGTGCGGCCGAGCTCGGTGTCGACATCTCGAACGCCCTGGTCGTCAGCCCCAAGACAAGCGAGCTTGCCGAGCGGTTCGCGGGTCAGTACTTCGAGCTGCGCAAGCACAAGGGCATGACGGCCGATCGGGCGCGCGAGATCATGCGCAACGTCTCATATTTCGGCACCATGCTGGTCTACAACGGCATCGTCGACGGCATGGTCTCGGGTGCGGCGCACACCACCGCGCATACCGTGCGCCCGGCCTTCGAGATCATCAAGACCAACCCGGATGTTTCTACAGTGTCCAGCATCTTCTTGATGTGCCTGGCCGACCGGGTATTGGCATACGGCGACTGCGCCATCGTGCCCGACCCGACCTCCGAGCAGCTGGCCGATATCGCCATCTCCTCGGCGCGGACCGCGGCACAGTTCGGTATCGACCCGCGAGTCGCGATGCTGTCCTACTCGACGGGAACCTCGGGCAGCGGTGCCGAGGTCGAAAAGGTGCGCGTTGCCACCGAACTGGTGCGCGCCAGGCAGCCCGAGCTGCTGGTCGAGGGCCCCATCCAATACGACGCGGCAGTGGAGCCCTCGGTGGCGGCCACCAAGATGCCCGACTCCCCGGTCGCCGGACGTGCGACGGTGCTGATCTTCCCGGACCTCAACACCGGGAACAACACCTACAAGGCCGTGCAGCGCAGTGCCGGCGCCATCGCCATCGGGCCGGTCCTGCAGGGGTTGCGCAAGCCCATCAACGACCTGTCCCGTGGGGCCCTGGTGGAGGACATCGTCAACACCGTCGCCATCACCGCGATCCAGGCGCAGGACCTGACCCGATGA